One window of Lacerta agilis isolate rLacAgi1 chromosome 14, rLacAgi1.pri, whole genome shotgun sequence genomic DNA carries:
- the PNP gene encoding purine nucleoside phosphorylase, translated as MERSGDERYTYEDCKRTADWLLSHTKLRPRVAIICGSGLGGLADLLKDQVAFEYGKIPNFPESTVVGHAGRLVFGSLSGTPSVVMQGRFHMYEGYPLWKVTFPVRIFRLLGVETLIVTNAAGGLNPEYNVGDIMVIRDHINMPGFAGQNPLVGPNDDRFGVRFPAMSDAYNEDLRKLAHTVASEMGCSGSVREGVYCALGGPNYETIAECRFLQRLGADAVGMSTVPEVIVARHSGMRVFGFSLITNKAVLDYKSTEKANHAEVLEASRQSARTLEKLVSLMVQRIERNNNLA; from the exons GTACACGTACGAAGACTGCAAGCGGACGGCGGACTGGCTGCTGTCCCACACCAAGCTCCGGCCCAGGGTCGCCATCATCTGCGGCTCGGGCCTCGGAGGGCTGGCTGACCTCCTGAAGGACCAAGTGGCGTTTGAGTATGGCAAAATCCCCAACTTCCCCGAGAGCACAg TTGTTGGCCATGCTGGAAGGTTGGTGTTTGGGAGCCTCAGTGGAACTCCAAGCGTGGTGATGCAAGGCCGCTTCCACATGTACGAAGGGTACCCGCTCTGGAAG gtgaccTTCCCGGTCCGGATCTTCCGTCTGCTCGGCGTGGAGACCCTCATTGTCACCAACGCGGCCGGGGGGCTCAACCCCGAATACAATGTGGGGGACATCATGGTGATCCGCGACCACATCAACATGCCGGGCTTTGCTGGGCAGAACCCCCTGGTGGGGCCTAATGACGACAG GTTTGGGGTACGTTTCCCGGCCATGTCGGATGCCTACAACGAAGACTTGAGGAAACTGGCCCACACGGTCGCCTCAGAGATGGGCTGCTCCGGGTCGGTGCGCGAGGGAGTCTATTGCGCCTTGGGGGGTCCCAACTACGAGACCATTGCCGAATGCCGCTTCCTTCAGCGCCTGGGCGCTGACGCCGTGG GCATGAGCACCGTCCCCGAGGTGATTGTTGCCCGCCATTCCGGCATGCGCGTCTTCGGTTTCTCCCTCATCACGAACAAGGCCGTCCTCGACTACAAGAGCACGGAGAAGGCCAACCACGCCGAAGTGCTGGAGGCCAGCCGCCAGAGCGCCCGCACCCTCGAGAAACTGGTCTCCCTGATGGTGCAGCGCATTGAGCGCAACAACAACTTGGCCTAG